The Streptomyces sp. NBC_01275 genome has a segment encoding these proteins:
- a CDS encoding alkaline phosphatase family protein, with translation MALPAPWDHPEPLAVASAPVPAYGSGSLADLLPTLAAGMGVPGMTAAIEELTPADRNCVFLIDGLGWEQIKDHADEAPYLHALLGSSRGGTGRPLTAGYPATTATSLASVGTGLPPGAHGLPGYTVRNPATGALMNQLRWQPWTDPHAWQPYPTVFQLAHAAGVHTAQVSSPAFQSTPLTKVALSGGTFHGRLTGEERMDLAAEQLAAGDRSLVYTYYAELDGAGHRYGVASDTWRGQLMYVDRLVQRLAEQLPPRSALYVTADHGMVDVPFDDEHRIDFDADWELRAGVALLGGEGRARHVYALPGAENDVLTCWREVIGEQFWVASRDEAIAAGWFGRPDGIDERVYARLGDVIAAARDDVLIIASEREPKESAMVGNHGSMTPAEQLVPLLEVRS, from the coding sequence ATGGCTCTGCCCGCCCCCTGGGACCACCCCGAACCCCTCGCGGTCGCCTCCGCCCCCGTCCCCGCGTACGGCTCCGGCTCCCTCGCCGACCTGCTGCCCACGCTGGCCGCCGGTATGGGCGTGCCCGGCATGACCGCGGCGATCGAGGAGCTGACCCCGGCCGACCGCAACTGCGTCTTCCTGATCGACGGCCTCGGCTGGGAGCAGATCAAGGACCACGCCGACGAGGCGCCCTATCTGCACGCCCTCCTCGGCAGCTCGCGCGGCGGCACCGGACGCCCGCTCACCGCCGGCTACCCGGCGACCACCGCGACCTCCCTCGCCTCCGTCGGCACCGGCCTCCCGCCGGGCGCCCACGGCCTGCCCGGCTACACCGTGCGCAACCCCGCCACCGGCGCGCTGATGAACCAGCTCCGCTGGCAGCCCTGGACGGACCCGCACGCCTGGCAGCCCTACCCCACCGTCTTCCAGCTCGCCCACGCGGCGGGCGTGCACACGGCCCAGGTGTCCTCGCCCGCCTTCCAGAGCACCCCGCTGACCAAGGTGGCCCTCAGCGGCGGCACGTTCCACGGACGGCTGACCGGCGAGGAGCGCATGGACCTCGCCGCCGAGCAGCTCGCCGCCGGCGACCGCTCCCTGGTGTACACGTACTACGCCGAGCTGGACGGCGCCGGGCACCGCTACGGCGTCGCCTCCGACACCTGGCGCGGCCAGCTCATGTACGTCGACCGGCTCGTCCAGCGCCTCGCCGAGCAGCTCCCCCCGCGCAGCGCGCTCTACGTCACCGCCGACCACGGCATGGTCGACGTGCCCTTCGACGACGAGCACCGCATCGACTTCGACGCGGACTGGGAACTGCGCGCCGGGGTGGCCCTGCTGGGCGGCGAGGGCCGCGCCCGGCACGTCTACGCGCTGCCGGGCGCCGAGAACGATGTTCTGACCTGCTGGCGCGAGGTGATCGGCGAGCAGTTCTGGGTGGCCTCGCGGGACGAGGCGATCGCGGCCGGCTGGTTCGGCCGCCCCGACGGGATCGACGAGCGGGTGTACGCCCGCCTCGGCGACGTGATCGCGGCCGCCCGGGACGACGTCCTGATCATCGCCTCCGAGCGGGAGCCCAAGGAGTCCGCGATGGTCGGCAACCACGGCTCCATGACCCCTGCCGAGCAACTGGTCCCCCTGCTCGAAGTACGCTCCTGA
- a CDS encoding thymidine kinase, protein MPELVFFSGTMDCGKSTLALQIEHNRSARGLQGMIFTRDDRAGEGKLSSRLGLVTDAVEVEDGQDLYASLVDHLSQGGRADYVIADEAQFLAEEQIDQLARVVDDLGIDVYAFGITTDFRSKLFPGSQRLVELADRVEVLQVEALCWCGARATHNARTVGGVMVVEGAQVVVGDVDQADTVGYEVLCRRHHRRRMTSASARAAALSPDVLPVHQL, encoded by the coding sequence ATGCCCGAGCTGGTGTTCTTCTCCGGAACCATGGACTGCGGGAAGTCGACGCTGGCGCTGCAGATCGAGCACAACCGGTCCGCGCGCGGCCTCCAGGGCATGATCTTCACCCGTGACGACCGTGCCGGCGAGGGCAAGCTCTCCTCACGACTCGGCCTGGTCACCGACGCGGTCGAGGTCGAGGACGGACAGGACCTGTACGCGTCCCTCGTCGACCACCTCTCGCAGGGCGGCCGCGCGGACTACGTGATCGCGGACGAGGCACAGTTCCTGGCCGAGGAGCAGATCGACCAGCTCGCGCGCGTGGTCGACGACCTCGGCATCGACGTCTACGCCTTCGGCATCACCACCGACTTCCGCTCCAAGCTGTTCCCCGGCTCCCAGCGCCTCGTCGAACTCGCCGACCGCGTCGAGGTCCTCCAGGTCGAGGCCCTGTGCTGGTGCGGCGCCCGCGCCACGCACAACGCCCGCACGGTGGGCGGCGTCATGGTCGTCGAGGGCGCGCAGGTCGTCGTAGGCGATGTCGACCAGGCGGACACCGTCGGCTACGAGGTCCTGTGCCGCCGCCATCACCGCCGCCGTATGACGTCGGCGTCGGCCCGGGCGGCGGCCCTGTCCCCGGACGTGCTGCCGGTGCACCAGCTCTAG
- a CDS encoding VOC family protein, translated as MTEGRGSAGLNGAAHARYATGTPCWVSLMVHGLTTTQAFYGELFGWEFQPGPQQLGPYVRALLDGREVAGIGQLPPDRHLPVAWTPYLASDDVDATAETVRLCGGTIGVGPLDAADAGRLAIGSDPAGAVFGIWQAVAHPGTDLTGVPGTPAWNELVTFETESVAKFYETVFGYEEEAVVSADFDYVTLHVAGRPVAGLHGVGNSLPRDQGPHWMTYFEAADTDASLALVTDLGGRVLAPARDSAHGRVATVADPEGARFALIEGPR; from the coding sequence ATGACCGAGGGACGCGGGTCGGCCGGCCTGAACGGCGCGGCGCACGCTCGGTACGCGACCGGCACACCCTGTTGGGTGAGTCTGATGGTGCACGGGTTGACGACGACCCAGGCGTTCTACGGCGAGCTGTTCGGTTGGGAATTCCAACCCGGTCCACAGCAGCTGGGCCCCTATGTGCGGGCTCTGCTCGACGGCCGTGAGGTGGCCGGCATCGGCCAACTGCCCCCGGACCGGCATCTGCCCGTCGCGTGGACGCCCTACCTGGCCTCGGACGACGTGGACGCGACCGCCGAAACGGTACGGCTGTGCGGCGGCACGATCGGCGTCGGCCCGCTGGACGCCGCCGACGCCGGCCGGCTGGCGATCGGCTCCGATCCGGCGGGCGCCGTCTTCGGCATCTGGCAGGCGGTGGCCCACCCCGGCACGGACCTCACCGGCGTCCCCGGCACGCCCGCCTGGAACGAACTGGTGACCTTCGAGACCGAGAGCGTCGCCAAGTTCTACGAGACGGTATTCGGCTACGAGGAGGAGGCCGTGGTCTCCGCCGACTTCGACTACGTCACCCTGCACGTCGCCGGCCGTCCCGTCGCCGGCCTGCACGGCGTCGGCAACAGCCTGCCCCGGGACCAGGGTCCGCACTGGATGACGTACTTCGAGGCGGCGGACACGGATGCCTCCCTCGCCCTCGTCACCGACCTCGGCGGGCGCGTCCTCGCCCCGGCCCGGGACAGCGCCCACGGGCGCGTGGCGACGGTGGCCGACCCCGAGGGGGCCCGCTTCGCCCTCATCGAGGGACCTCGCTAG
- a CDS encoding sulfurtransferase — MNAIISASELASDLTGANPPVVLDVRWQLTLAKAAGEPPFDGRAAYAAGHVPGAVYVDLDRELAGTPGTGGRHPLPDVTEFGAAMRRAGVSAGRPVVVYDGGQGWAAARAWWLLCWTGHPDVRVLDGGLPTWEGELSVDVPAPLEGDFAPTPGAVGLLDADAAAALAGSGVLFDARAGERYRGEVEPIDRVGGHIPGAVSAPTTANVGPDGRFLPAEELRSRFKTLGAHDGAEVGVYCGSGVSGAHEVLALAAAGIPAALYVGSWSEWSSDPARPVAVGPDPR; from the coding sequence ATGAACGCCATCATCTCCGCATCCGAACTCGCGAGCGACCTGACGGGGGCCAACCCGCCGGTCGTGCTCGACGTCCGCTGGCAGCTCACCCTGGCGAAGGCGGCAGGGGAGCCGCCGTTCGACGGCCGGGCCGCGTACGCCGCCGGACACGTGCCCGGCGCGGTCTACGTCGACCTGGACCGGGAGCTCGCCGGCACGCCCGGGACCGGCGGCCGGCATCCGCTGCCCGACGTCACGGAGTTCGGCGCCGCGATGCGCCGGGCGGGCGTCTCGGCCGGCCGGCCGGTGGTCGTCTACGACGGCGGACAGGGCTGGGCGGCGGCCCGCGCATGGTGGCTGCTGTGCTGGACGGGTCACCCGGACGTGCGGGTCCTCGACGGCGGGTTGCCGACCTGGGAGGGGGAGCTCTCGGTCGACGTCCCCGCGCCCCTGGAGGGCGACTTCGCGCCGACGCCGGGGGCCGTGGGCCTCCTCGACGCGGACGCGGCCGCCGCGCTCGCCGGCTCCGGGGTGCTGTTCGACGCCCGCGCGGGGGAGCGGTACCGGGGCGAGGTCGAGCCGATCGACCGGGTCGGCGGGCACATTCCGGGCGCCGTGTCCGCGCCCACGACCGCCAACGTGGGCCCGGACGGCCGCTTCCTGCCCGCCGAGGAGCTGCGCAGCCGCTTCAAGACGCTGGGGGCCCACGACGGGGCCGAGGTGGGCGTGTACTGCGGCTCGGGCGTCTCCGGCGCCCACGAGGTGCTGGCCCTGGCCGCGGCGGGCATCCCGGCCGCGCTGTACGTGGGCTCCTGGTCGGAGTGGTCCTCGGACCCGGCCCGACCGGTCGCCGTCGGCCCCGACCCCCGATGA
- the sepH gene encoding septation protein SepH, which produces MPELRVVAVSNDGTRLVLKAADSTEYTLPIDERLRAAVRGDRPRLGQIEIEVESHLRPRDIQARIRAGATAEEVAQMAGIPVDRVRRFEGPVLAERAFMAERARKTPVRRPGENAAGPQLGEAVQERLLLRGADKDTVQWDSWRRDDGTWEVLLVYLVAGEPHSASWTYDPPRRLVQAVDDEARSLIGESDDLTAPEPSFPFVPRIARLPRDRTMDRALERPTPPAPPSEPAEEAVGERERDSLTSLLEAVPSFRGDLVVPERPSEPPTEEPDEQDPDAEEPPAPAASAGSAYADVLMPRSVGSHRDRLIGATDRQAEADGVRPGRRAAVPSWDEIVFGTRRKKQE; this is translated from the coding sequence ATGCCCGAACTGCGTGTCGTGGCCGTCTCGAATGACGGCACACGGCTGGTGCTGAAGGCTGCGGACAGCACGGAGTACACGCTTCCGATCGATGAGCGTCTGCGCGCCGCCGTACGCGGCGACCGTCCCCGCCTCGGCCAGATCGAGATCGAGGTGGAGAGCCATCTCCGCCCCCGCGACATCCAGGCGCGTATACGTGCCGGCGCGACCGCGGAAGAAGTCGCGCAGATGGCAGGCATCCCCGTCGATCGCGTACGGCGTTTCGAGGGCCCCGTGCTGGCCGAGCGCGCCTTCATGGCCGAGCGGGCCCGCAAGACGCCCGTCCGCCGGCCCGGAGAGAACGCGGCCGGGCCACAGCTCGGCGAAGCCGTCCAGGAGCGGCTGCTGCTGCGCGGCGCCGACAAGGACACCGTCCAGTGGGACTCGTGGCGCCGCGACGACGGCACCTGGGAAGTCCTGCTGGTCTATCTGGTCGCGGGCGAACCGCACTCGGCGAGCTGGACGTACGACCCGCCCCGGCGGCTCGTCCAGGCCGTCGACGACGAGGCGCGCTCGCTGATCGGTGAGTCCGACGACCTCACCGCGCCGGAGCCCAGCTTTCCGTTCGTCCCGCGGATCGCACGGCTGCCGCGCGACCGCACGATGGACCGCGCCCTGGAACGGCCGACTCCGCCCGCGCCGCCGTCCGAACCGGCCGAGGAGGCCGTCGGCGAGCGGGAGCGGGACTCGCTGACCAGCCTGCTGGAGGCGGTGCCGAGCTTCCGGGGCGACCTGGTCGTCCCGGAGCGTCCGTCGGAGCCCCCGACAGAGGAGCCGGACGAGCAGGATCCGGACGCCGAGGAGCCCCCGGCCCCCGCCGCGTCCGCCGGTTCCGCCTACGCGGACGTGCTCATGCCGCGCTCCGTCGGCAGCCACCGTGACCGGCTCATCGGCGCGACCGACCGGCAGGCCGAGGCGGACGGCGTCCGTCCGGGCCGCCGGGCCGCGGTGCCGAGCTGGGACGAGATCGTGTTCGGGACCCGGCGCAAGAAGCAGGAGTAG
- a CDS encoding D-arabinono-1,4-lactone oxidase translates to MGSTASGKNGTWRNWGGNVSARPARAVMPASVDELAAAVRRAAEDGLKVKAVGTGHSFTSIAATDGVLIRPQLLTGIRAIDRDDMTVTVEAGTPLKRLNLALAREGLSLTNMGDIMEQTVSGATSTGTHGTGRESASIAAQIKGLELVTADGSVLTCSEKENPEVFAAARIGLGALGIVTAITFAVEPIFLLSAREEPMPFDRVLAEFDEHWAENEHFEFYWFPHTGSTNTKRNNRSAGPREPVGQVAGWIEDEFLSNGVFQAAQWVGRAAPATIPTIARISSKALSARTYTDIPYKVFTSPRRVRFVEMEFAVPREAVTGVLRELRTTVERSGLRISFPVEVRTAPADDITLSTASGRDSAYIAVHMVKGTPYQAYFTAAERIFTAHEGRPHWGKVHTRDAEYFAGVYPRFGEFTALRDRLDPDRLFQNDYLRRVLGS, encoded by the coding sequence TTGGGCAGCACAGCGAGCGGGAAGAACGGCACGTGGCGTAACTGGGGCGGGAACGTCTCCGCACGTCCCGCGCGGGCGGTCATGCCCGCCTCCGTCGACGAACTGGCCGCGGCCGTGCGCCGGGCCGCCGAGGACGGGCTGAAGGTGAAGGCGGTCGGCACCGGGCACTCCTTCACGTCGATCGCCGCCACGGACGGTGTGCTGATCCGCCCTCAGCTGTTGACCGGGATACGCGCGATCGACCGAGACGACATGACCGTCACGGTCGAGGCCGGCACCCCGCTCAAGAGACTCAACCTGGCTCTCGCGCGCGAGGGCCTGTCGCTCACGAACATGGGCGACATCATGGAGCAGACGGTCTCCGGGGCCACCAGCACCGGCACGCACGGCACGGGACGCGAGTCCGCCTCGATCGCCGCCCAGATCAAGGGCCTGGAGCTGGTCACCGCCGACGGATCGGTGCTCACCTGCTCCGAGAAGGAGAACCCGGAGGTGTTCGCGGCCGCTCGGATCGGCCTCGGGGCCCTGGGCATCGTCACCGCGATCACCTTCGCCGTCGAGCCGATCTTCCTGCTCAGCGCGCGCGAGGAGCCGATGCCGTTCGACCGGGTGCTCGCCGAGTTCGACGAACACTGGGCCGAGAACGAGCACTTCGAGTTCTACTGGTTCCCGCACACCGGCAGCACCAACACCAAGCGCAACAACCGCAGCGCGGGCCCGCGCGAGCCGGTGGGGCAGGTCGCGGGCTGGATCGAGGACGAGTTCCTCTCCAACGGCGTCTTCCAGGCGGCCCAGTGGGTCGGCCGCGCGGCGCCCGCCACGATCCCGACGATCGCCCGGATCTCCAGCAAGGCCCTGTCCGCGCGGACGTACACCGACATTCCCTACAAGGTCTTCACCTCTCCGCGCCGGGTGCGGTTCGTGGAGATGGAGTTCGCCGTCCCGCGCGAGGCCGTGACCGGGGTGCTGCGCGAGCTGAGGACGACCGTCGAGCGCTCGGGCCTGCGGATCAGCTTCCCCGTGGAGGTGCGCACCGCGCCGGCCGACGACATCACGCTGTCCACCGCCTCCGGCCGCGACAGCGCGTACATCGCCGTCCACATGGTCAAGGGCACGCCCTATCAGGCGTACTTCACCGCCGCCGAGCGCATCTTCACCGCGCACGAGGGCCGGCCGCACTGGGGCAAGGTGCACACCCGGGACGCGGAGTACTTCGCCGGGGTCTACCCGCGCTTCGGCGAGTTCACCGCGCTGCGGGATCGGCTGGATCCCGACCGCCTGTTCCAGAACGACTACTTGCGGAGGGTTCTGGGGTCGTAG
- a CDS encoding MFS transporter, whose protein sequence is MPSPYRALFAAPGSKGFSAAGFVGRMPLSMMGIGVVTMVSQLTGRYGLAGVLSATIALAAAVFGPQISRLVDRHGQRRVLRPATLVALAAAAGLLLAAHFEWPDWVLFVCAAGIGAVPSLGAMIRARWAALYRGTPQLHTAYSFESVVDEMCFIFGPIISIGLSTAWFPEAGPLLAACFLAVGVFWLTAQRATEPEPHPREERGGGTALRSPGLQVLVFTFVATGAIFGAVDVVTVAFADERGHQGAASVVLALYAAGSCVAGLVFGLLRPKGAPERRWLLGVTLMAVSMIPLLLVGNLPFLAVALFVAGLAIAPTMITTMSLIEEHVPRAQLTEGMTWISTGLAVGVALGSSIAGWVIDSAGARAGYGVPAVSGAVAAAVGFLGYRRLSRPAPGRGGSVGQHSEREERHVA, encoded by the coding sequence GTGCCCAGCCCGTACCGCGCCCTGTTCGCCGCCCCCGGCTCCAAGGGCTTCTCCGCCGCGGGGTTCGTCGGCCGGATGCCCTTGTCGATGATGGGCATCGGCGTGGTCACGATGGTCTCCCAGCTCACCGGCCGTTACGGGCTGGCGGGCGTCCTGTCGGCGACCATCGCGCTGGCGGCCGCGGTCTTCGGGCCGCAGATCTCACGCCTGGTGGACCGGCACGGGCAGCGAAGGGTGCTGCGTCCCGCGACGCTGGTCGCGCTCGCGGCGGCGGCCGGACTGCTGCTGGCCGCGCACTTCGAGTGGCCGGACTGGGTGCTGTTCGTGTGCGCCGCCGGCATCGGCGCCGTGCCCAGCCTCGGCGCGATGATCCGGGCCCGCTGGGCGGCCCTGTACCGGGGCACCCCGCAGTTGCACACCGCGTACTCCTTCGAGTCCGTGGTGGACGAGATGTGCTTCATCTTCGGGCCGATCATCTCCATCGGTCTGTCGACGGCCTGGTTCCCGGAGGCGGGGCCGCTGCTGGCCGCCTGCTTCCTCGCGGTCGGCGTCTTCTGGCTGACCGCCCAGCGGGCCACCGAGCCCGAGCCGCACCCGCGCGAGGAGCGCGGCGGCGGCACGGCGCTGCGCTCGCCCGGCCTGCAGGTCCTGGTGTTCACCTTCGTGGCGACGGGGGCGATCTTCGGGGCGGTCGACGTGGTCACCGTGGCCTTCGCCGACGAGCGCGGCCACCAGGGCGCCGCGAGCGTCGTCCTGGCGCTGTACGCGGCCGGCTCGTGCGTCGCCGGACTCGTGTTCGGACTGCTGCGCCCGAAGGGGGCGCCGGAACGACGCTGGCTGCTGGGCGTCACCCTGATGGCCGTGAGTATGATCCCCCTCCTACTGGTCGGAAACTTGCCGTTCCTGGCCGTGGCGCTGTTCGTTGCGGGCCTGGCCATCGCTCCCACGATGATCACCACGATGTCCCTCATCGAAGAGCACGTACCTCGCGCGCAACTGACCGAAGGCATGACCTGGATCAGCACCGGGCTCGCCGTCGGGGTGGCGCTCGGCTCCTCCATCGCCGGCTGGGTCATCGACTCGGCCGGTGCGCGGGCCGGGTACGGGGTTCCGGCGGTGTCCGGGGCCGTCGCGGCCGCGGTCGGTTTCCTGGGGTACCGCCGGCTCAGCAGGCCGGCTCCGGGTCGGGGAGGCTCCGTTGGGCAGCACAGCGAGCGGGAAGAACGGCACGTGGCGTAA
- a CDS encoding ferrochelatase produces the protein MRDALDATPYDALLLLSFGGPEGPDDVVPFLENVTRGRGIPKERLKEVGQHYFLFGGVSPINDQNRALLDALRKDFADHGLDLPIYWGNRNWAPYLTDVLREMVADGRRRVLVLATSAYASYSGCRQYRENLADSLAALEAEGLDLPKVDKLRHYFNHPGFLEPMIDGVIESLADLPEDVRDGAHIAFSTHSIPTAAADSSGPVGAHGDGGAYVEQHLDVARLIVDAVRERTGVDHPWQLVYQSRSGAPHIPWLEPDICDHLEERHAAGVPAVVMAPIGFVSDHMEVLYDLDTEAKAKGEELGLPLRRSATVGADPRFAAAIRELVLERAATESGQPVAPCALGTLGPGHDLCPVGCCPARAPKPAAAGADSPYA, from the coding sequence ATGCGAGACGCGCTCGATGCCACCCCCTACGACGCCCTGCTCCTGCTCTCCTTCGGCGGCCCGGAAGGCCCGGACGACGTGGTCCCGTTCCTGGAGAACGTGACGCGCGGGCGAGGCATCCCCAAGGAACGCCTCAAGGAAGTGGGGCAGCACTACTTCCTGTTCGGCGGGGTCAGCCCCATCAACGACCAGAACCGCGCCCTGCTGGACGCCCTGCGCAAGGACTTCGCCGACCACGGCCTGGACCTGCCGATCTACTGGGGCAACCGCAACTGGGCCCCGTACCTGACGGACGTCCTGCGCGAGATGGTCGCCGACGGCCGCCGCCGCGTCCTCGTCCTCGCCACCAGCGCCTACGCCTCGTACTCGGGCTGCCGCCAGTACCGCGAGAACCTCGCCGACTCGCTGGCCGCCCTGGAGGCCGAGGGCCTCGACCTGCCGAAGGTCGACAAGCTGCGGCACTACTTCAACCACCCGGGCTTCCTGGAGCCCATGATCGACGGCGTGATCGAGTCCCTCGCCGACCTCCCCGAGGACGTCCGGGACGGCGCGCACATCGCCTTCTCGACCCATTCCATCCCCACCGCCGCGGCCGACTCCTCCGGCCCGGTCGGGGCCCACGGCGACGGCGGGGCGTACGTCGAGCAGCACCTGGACGTGGCGCGGCTGATCGTCGACGCCGTCCGCGAGCGCACCGGCGTCGACCACCCCTGGCAGCTCGTCTACCAGTCCCGCTCCGGCGCCCCGCACATCCCGTGGCTGGAGCCGGACATCTGCGACCACCTTGAGGAGCGGCACGCCGCCGGGGTCCCGGCCGTCGTGATGGCCCCCATCGGCTTCGTCTCCGACCACATGGAGGTCCTCTACGACCTCGACACGGAGGCGAAGGCCAAGGGCGAGGAGCTGGGCCTGCCGCTGCGCCGCTCGGCCACCGTCGGCGCCGACCCCCGCTTCGCGGCCGCGATCCGCGAGCTCGTCCTGGAGCGCGCCGCGACCGAGAGCGGACAGCCGGTCGCCCCCTGCGCCCTCGGGACCCTCGGCCCCGGCCACGACCTCTGCCCCGTCGGCTGCTGCCCGGCGCGCGCGCCCAAGCCCGCCGCCGCGGGCGCCGACAGCCCCTACGCGTGA
- a CDS encoding inositol monophosphatase family protein, with product MTDPLHTDLLELAREAARRAGELLRDGRPADLAVAATKSSPIDVVTEMDIAAEKLITDLISDHRPDDGFLGEEGASSEGSSGIRWVIDPLDGTVNYLYGLPTWSVSIAAEQDGETVVGAVEIPMRGESYHAVRGGGAWGTGAWEGERALACRPTAPLEQALVSTGFNYVTEVRAHQADVAQRLIPLLRDIRRGGSAAVDLCDVAAGRLDGYYERGLHPWDLAAGDLIAREAGALTGGRPGERPARDLTVAGTPGVFEPLQRLLEDFGAWHD from the coding sequence GTGACCGACCCCCTGCACACGGACCTGCTCGAGCTCGCCAGGGAGGCCGCCCGCCGGGCCGGCGAACTGCTGCGGGACGGCCGCCCGGCCGACCTCGCGGTCGCCGCCACCAAGTCGAGCCCCATCGACGTCGTCACCGAGATGGACATCGCGGCCGAGAAGCTGATCACGGACCTGATCTCCGACCACCGCCCCGACGACGGCTTCCTCGGAGAGGAGGGCGCCTCCAGCGAGGGCAGCAGCGGCATCCGCTGGGTGATCGACCCGCTCGACGGCACGGTCAACTACCTCTACGGGCTGCCCACCTGGTCCGTCTCCATCGCGGCGGAACAGGACGGCGAGACCGTCGTCGGGGCCGTCGAGATCCCGATGCGCGGCGAGTCGTACCACGCGGTCCGCGGCGGCGGCGCCTGGGGCACCGGCGCCTGGGAGGGCGAGCGCGCCCTGGCCTGCCGCCCCACGGCGCCCCTCGAGCAGGCCCTGGTCTCCACCGGCTTCAACTACGTCACCGAGGTCCGCGCCCACCAGGCCGACGTCGCCCAGCGGCTGATCCCGCTCCTGCGGGACATCCGGCGCGGCGGCTCGGCCGCGGTCGACCTCTGCGACGTGGCCGCCGGCCGCCTCGACGGCTACTACGAGCGCGGTCTGCACCCCTGGGACCTGGCCGCGGGGGACCTCATCGCCCGGGAAGCGGGCGCGCTGACCGGTGGACGCCCCGGAGAGCGTCCCGCACGCGATCTGACGGTCGCCGGTACCCCGGGAGTCTTCGAGCCCCTCCAGCGGCTCCTGGAGGACTTCGGCGCCTGGCACGACTGA